A window of the Pedobacter frigiditerrae genome harbors these coding sequences:
- a CDS encoding FMN-binding negative transcriptional regulator — MYKNSQFEEKDADKVLAFMKAHSFITLIGYDGEFPVATQIPVHVYQDENGIRLVGHIMKKTDHHLAYAKNENVMALFTGAHSYVSASVYENPAVASTWNYSSVQCKGKIKLMNEEETRMVIKHLTDSFEDPKTSPAAFHKMDDA, encoded by the coding sequence ATGTATAAAAATTCTCAATTTGAAGAAAAAGATGCCGATAAAGTTTTGGCATTTATGAAAGCTCATTCTTTTATAACTTTAATTGGCTACGACGGAGAATTTCCCGTTGCAACGCAAATACCTGTTCATGTTTATCAAGATGAAAATGGCATTCGTTTGGTAGGGCATATCATGAAGAAAACGGACCATCATCTAGCTTATGCTAAAAATGAAAATGTAATGGCGCTTTTTACTGGAGCGCACAGTTATGTGAGTGCTTCGGTTTATGAAAATCCAGCAGTTGCCTCTACTTGGAATTACAGCTCCGTACAATGCAAGGGCAAAATAAAATTGATGAATGAGGAGGAAACTAGAATGGTCATTAAACATTTAACGGATAGTTTCGAAGACCCTAAAACTAGCCCTGCAGCATTTCATAAAATGGATGATGCTTAA
- a CDS encoding DEAD/DEAH box helicase, with protein MDFKDFNFNPELLEGLLAMGFKNATPIQQQAIPLILAKKDLIACAQTGTGKTGAFLLPIMNMLTENHDRHNTTLILTPTRELAQQIDLQVEALSYFTNISSLTVFGGGDGIAYEQQKRSMREGVDIIIATPGRLIAHLSSGLLKMDKLQYLVLDEADRMLDMGFYEDIMKIVGYLPKERQTVMFSATMPPKIRSLAATLLKEPENISLAISKPAEGINQQIYLVHDDQKVPLLTSILKPATYKRIIVFAGRKEKVKELGKVFKKLGQKVAAFHSDLEQKDREAIMLDFKNSKLDVLIGTDVLSRGIDVTGIDLVINFDAPQDPEDYIHRIGRTARAATTGTAITFVNNKDKRKLANIEKLIERQIERIQLPEHLGEAPKDEPAGAEQKPYVKKKKFFKKKPKPSVG; from the coding sequence TTGGATTTTAAAGATTTTAATTTTAACCCCGAACTTTTAGAGGGTTTACTGGCAATGGGTTTCAAGAACGCAACGCCTATACAACAACAAGCCATTCCGCTAATTTTAGCTAAAAAAGACTTAATTGCTTGTGCACAAACTGGAACTGGGAAAACTGGTGCCTTTTTACTGCCCATTATGAACATGCTTACCGAAAATCACGATAGGCACAATACAACCTTAATTTTAACACCTACGAGAGAATTAGCTCAACAAATAGATTTACAGGTTGAAGCACTTTCTTATTTCACCAATATCAGTTCATTAACGGTTTTTGGTGGTGGCGATGGCATTGCTTATGAACAACAAAAACGTTCGATGCGTGAAGGTGTAGACATTATAATTGCCACACCTGGAAGGTTAATTGCACACCTTTCTAGCGGCTTGCTTAAAATGGACAAGTTGCAATACTTAGTGCTTGATGAAGCTGATAGAATGTTGGACATGGGTTTTTACGAAGACATCATGAAGATTGTTGGCTACCTGCCTAAGGAACGTCAGACGGTAATGTTTTCGGCAACTATGCCTCCAAAAATTAGATCGTTGGCAGCAACGCTGTTAAAAGAGCCTGAAAATATTAGTCTTGCCATTTCTAAACCTGCAGAAGGGATTAATCAGCAAATTTACTTGGTGCACGACGACCAAAAAGTACCTTTGTTAACCTCCATTCTTAAACCAGCTACCTATAAACGCATTATTGTTTTCGCTGGTCGAAAAGAGAAAGTAAAAGAACTTGGTAAGGTTTTTAAAAAGCTTGGTCAAAAAGTTGCCGCTTTTCATAGCGATTTAGAGCAAAAAGACCGCGAAGCGATCATGCTAGATTTTAAAAATAGCAAGCTTGATGTTTTAATTGGAACCGATGTTTTAAGTAGAGGAATTGATGTGACTGGAATTGATTTGGTTATTAATTTTGATGCTCCTCAAGACCCTGAAGATTACATTCACAGAATTGGAAGAACGGCAAGAGCTGCAACAACAGGAACTGCAATTACGTTTGTAAACAATAAGGATAAACGAAAATTGGCCAATATCGAGAAGTTAATTGAGCGTCAGATTGAGCGTATACAATTGCCGGAACATTTAGGCGAAGCACCAAAAGATGAACCTGCTGGTGCAGAGCAAAAACCTTACGTTAAGAAAAAGAAGTTTTTTAAGAAGAAGCCAAAACCTAGTGTTGGGTAA
- a CDS encoding DUF4197 domain-containing protein: MKKISLYLIALVILGLSSCDVQSQNAIGGILKQIPTGGTPTTLEISSGLKQALEFGTTAGADRLSAKDGFFGNLAVKILFPTEAQKVEKTLRSVGLNSLADNVILSINRAAEDAAKEAKPIFVSAIKQMTIADATNILLGNKNSATEYFKRVTTAQLMEKFRPVITTSLSKVGATRYWGDAATAYNKIPLVKPVNTDLASYVAQKAIDGMFIQVAQEELKIRDNISARTTGLLQKVFGYADTKK; encoded by the coding sequence ATGAAAAAAATCAGTTTATACCTTATCGCATTAGTTATCCTTGGCTTAAGTAGCTGCGATGTTCAAAGTCAGAATGCAATTGGCGGCATATTAAAGCAAATTCCTACTGGCGGCACACCAACAACTTTAGAGATAAGCTCAGGCTTAAAACAAGCTTTAGAGTTTGGGACTACAGCAGGCGCTGATAGACTTTCTGCAAAAGATGGCTTTTTTGGAAATTTGGCCGTTAAGATATTATTTCCAACAGAGGCACAAAAAGTAGAGAAAACCCTACGAAGTGTAGGTTTAAATTCTCTTGCTGACAATGTAATTTTAAGTATTAATCGTGCCGCAGAAGATGCTGCTAAAGAAGCAAAGCCGATTTTTGTTTCTGCCATTAAACAAATGACCATTGCCGATGCGACAAATATTTTATTAGGCAATAAAAATTCTGCTACAGAATATTTTAAACGTGTAACTACAGCACAGCTGATGGAAAAATTTAGACCGGTAATTACAACCAGTTTAAGCAAAGTTGGTGCAACCAGATATTGGGGAGATGCAGCAACGGCCTACAATAAAATACCTTTAGTTAAACCTGTAAATACTGATTTAGCTTCTTATGTGGCTCAAAAAGCCATTGACGGAATGTTTATTCAAGTAGCACAAGAAGAACTTAAAATTAGAGATAACATTAGTGCTCGTACTACTGGATTATTACAAAAGGTATTCGGTTATGCTGACACTAAGAAATAA
- a CDS encoding inorganic phosphate transporter, translated as MTLTLLFVIIGLALVFDYINGFHDAANAIATIVATKVLSPFQAVVWAAFFNFLAYWVFGFGVADTVAKTANTMEINLTVILAGVIAAIIWNLFTWWFGIPSSSSHTLIGGFAGAAIAHAGLSAVNWYKEGKAGEMPTGVLVIIGFIVIAPFIGAIISYFISIWLLHSSKKSIWPKVFTLTLMALTIWYVYSQMLWYPEIKKPRFDSHFFSVMCEPHNIKWLLVAFIVLSISFFCLIFSSLNQTQSTAWLRKMQLLSSASFSLGHGGNDSQKVMGIIAAAVVVYIHTSGVSMDALPSWLHVSLPSKGPNGEEIPYQMPTWIPLACYGAIAAGTLSGGWKIVKTMGSKITKVTPFEGVTAETAGALTLYFTEHLKIPVSTTHTITGSIIGSGLTKGVSAVKWGVTVKLIWAWVLTIPVSAALAALIYYLLSVFIK; from the coding sequence ATGACTTTAACCCTTCTTTTTGTTATTATTGGTTTAGCGCTAGTTTTTGACTACATCAATGGTTTTCATGATGCTGCAAATGCCATTGCCACTATTGTAGCAACCAAAGTTTTATCTCCATTTCAAGCAGTTGTTTGGGCGGCATTTTTTAACTTTTTAGCTTATTGGGTATTTGGTTTTGGCGTAGCCGATACGGTTGCGAAAACCGCCAATACTATGGAAATTAACCTTACCGTAATTTTGGCTGGCGTTATTGCGGCTATTATTTGGAATTTATTTACTTGGTGGTTTGGCATTCCTTCTAGTTCTTCACATACCTTAATTGGTGGTTTTGCTGGTGCAGCAATTGCCCATGCTGGTTTAAGTGCTGTTAATTGGTACAAAGAAGGTAAAGCTGGAGAAATGCCTACTGGCGTTTTAGTGATTATTGGATTTATTGTAATCGCACCTTTTATTGGAGCAATTATATCCTATTTCATATCCATTTGGCTCTTACATTCATCCAAAAAGAGTATTTGGCCCAAGGTTTTTACGCTTACCTTAATGGCGTTAACAATATGGTATGTTTATAGCCAAATGTTATGGTACCCAGAGATTAAGAAACCTAGATTTGATTCTCACTTTTTTAGTGTTATGTGCGAACCACACAACATTAAGTGGTTGCTTGTAGCATTTATTGTGCTATCAATTAGTTTCTTCTGTTTAATTTTCAGCAGTTTAAATCAAACTCAATCTACAGCTTGGTTAAGGAAAATGCAGCTATTATCATCAGCCTCATTTAGCTTGGGTCATGGTGGTAATGATTCGCAAAAGGTAATGGGAATTATTGCCGCAGCTGTTGTGGTTTACATACATACAAGTGGCGTATCTATGGATGCATTACCAAGTTGGCTACATGTCTCATTACCATCAAAAGGGCCAAACGGCGAAGAAATTCCTTATCAAATGCCTACGTGGATACCATTAGCTTGTTATGGGGCAATTGCCGCTGGAACCTTAAGTGGTGGATGGAAAATTGTGAAAACAATGGGTTCTAAAATCACTAAAGTAACGCCATTTGAAGGTGTAACCGCTGAAACTGCTGGTGCATTAACTTTATATTTTACAGAACATTTAAAAATTCCTGTAAGTACAACTCATACCATTACAGGTTCAATTATTGGTTCTGGTTTAACAAAAGGTGTTTCTGCAGTAAAATGGGGTGTTACAGTAAAACTGATTTGGGCTTGGGTATTAACCATTCCTGTTTCAGCAGCATTAGCAGCTTTAATTTATTACTTACTAAGCGTATTCATTAAGTAG
- a CDS encoding carboxypeptidase-like regulatory domain-containing protein codes for MSYNEWLDIDVLEDYLDGKLDAKTMHKVERISLEDPFVAEALAGLSQSPKRSQSLSLLQKQLQERVAQKPIEKKRWTLTSHRLSIAAAAAVLFISVSVLFWMKENNRRQFEAQQAKKVDVDIAAQVAETKTVKPTPPVPPSPKVELEIDKALANSKANSIAKINEKEPLVQEPEPTVITAPAKPVVSAARVPVATQSAVVNEEIKINEALAKKKEVKALNEVLVSKAAGIKFNPNINGKVVSKYDGMPIQGADVILAGGDVSTITNNKGEFHLRADTTQNQQLAIGYPGFASQVVKVNGNQSFKVELEANKNAQNENVVVGYGTYKNTSPIPFEGWSSFSKYLAENNKLLKNGTTATGKLVKLTFKVQKNGRPSSIKILQGLTKAENDEAIRLIQDGPKWTLPSTSTNTVELSIKF; via the coding sequence GTGAGCTATAACGAGTGGTTAGATATAGATGTATTGGAAGATTACCTTGATGGTAAGCTTGATGCCAAAACTATGCATAAGGTGGAACGTATTTCACTCGAAGACCCTTTTGTGGCCGAAGCTTTAGCTGGATTAAGCCAATCTCCAAAACGTTCGCAATCTTTATCGTTATTACAAAAACAACTACAAGAAAGAGTTGCTCAAAAACCAATTGAGAAAAAACGTTGGACACTTACTTCACATAGACTAAGTATTGCTGCTGCGGCTGCTGTTCTTTTCATATCGGTTAGTGTTTTATTCTGGATGAAGGAAAATAACCGCAGACAATTTGAAGCTCAACAAGCTAAAAAGGTTGATGTAGATATTGCTGCACAAGTTGCTGAAACAAAAACTGTAAAACCTACTCCTCCTGTACCACCATCACCAAAAGTAGAGCTAGAAATAGATAAAGCACTCGCAAATTCGAAAGCTAACAGCATTGCAAAAATAAATGAGAAAGAGCCATTGGTGCAAGAGCCAGAACCAACAGTTATTACTGCACCGGCTAAACCAGTTGTTTCTGCAGCAAGAGTTCCTGTGGCTACTCAATCTGCCGTGGTAAATGAGGAAATAAAGATAAACGAAGCATTAGCTAAAAAGAAAGAAGTTAAGGCTTTAAATGAAGTTTTAGTAAGTAAGGCAGCGGGTATAAAGTTTAACCCAAATATTAATGGTAAAGTTGTTTCAAAATACGACGGAATGCCAATTCAAGGTGCTGATGTAATATTAGCGGGTGGTGATGTGAGTACAATTACGAATAATAAAGGTGAGTTCCATTTAAGAGCAGATACTACACAGAATCAACAATTAGCTATTGGTTATCCTGGCTTTGCGTCTCAAGTAGTAAAAGTAAACGGTAACCAATCTTTTAAGGTAGAGCTTGAAGCTAACAAAAACGCTCAAAATGAGAACGTAGTTGTTGGTTATGGAACATACAAAAATACAAGCCCAATACCTTTTGAAGGTTGGTCGAGTTTTTCGAAGTATTTAGCTGAAAATAATAAGTTGCTTAAAAACGGGACCACCGCTACGGGTAAATTAGTGAAATTGACTTTTAAGGTCCAGAAAAATGGACGGCCAAGTAGCATTAAAATACTTCAAGGTTTAACCAAAGCCGAAAATGATGAAGCTATTCGTTTAATTCAAGATGGCCCTAAATGGACTTTACCTTCAACCTCAACTAATACTGTAGAGCTTAGCATTAAGTTTTAA
- a CDS encoding replication-associated recombination protein A, with the protein MQNLPPLAERMRPQNLDEYVGQKHLVGPDAVLRKAIESGQLPSMIFWGPPGVGKTTLASIISQNLDRPFFNLSAINSGVKDIREVIDKAAALKDSFLGLPILFIDEIHRFSKSQQDSLLGAVERGLVTLIGATTENPSFEVISALLSRCQVYILQALTEDELASLLQTAVEKDIVLKEKKIKIKEHEALIRLSGGDARKLLNVLEIAVNGIGGNKIELTNENVLAHAQQNLALYDKAGEQHYDIISAFIKSIRGSDPNAAVYWLARMIEGGEDPLFIARRLLILASEDIGNANPNALLLANNCFTAVNVIGFPESRIILSQCVTYLASSAKSNASYEAINKAQALVKQTGNLPVPLHIRNAPTKLMKNIGYGKDYQYAHGYEGNFSEQEYFPEQLSGTKLYDPGKNPAEEKLREKLKQNWKNKYNY; encoded by the coding sequence ATGCAAAATCTACCGCCATTAGCAGAACGGATGCGCCCTCAAAATCTGGACGAATATGTTGGTCAAAAGCATTTGGTTGGCCCTGATGCAGTTTTACGCAAGGCGATAGAAAGCGGACAATTACCCTCAATGATTTTCTGGGGACCGCCAGGAGTTGGCAAAACTACTTTAGCCTCGATTATTTCTCAAAATTTAGATAGGCCATTTTTTAACCTTAGTGCCATTAACTCTGGTGTTAAGGATATTCGCGAAGTAATTGATAAAGCGGCAGCCTTAAAAGACAGTTTTTTAGGTTTACCCATTTTGTTTATCGATGAAATTCATCGGTTCAGTAAATCGCAACAAGATAGTTTATTGGGCGCCGTAGAACGGGGCTTAGTGACTTTGATTGGCGCTACAACTGAAAATCCTAGTTTCGAGGTTATTTCCGCTTTGCTATCTAGATGCCAAGTTTATATTTTACAAGCTTTAACAGAAGATGAATTGGCTAGTTTATTACAAACAGCCGTTGAAAAAGACATTGTTTTAAAGGAAAAGAAAATAAAAATTAAAGAACACGAAGCTTTGATTCGCTTATCTGGTGGCGATGCCCGTAAACTATTAAACGTATTAGAAATTGCGGTAAATGGTATTGGCGGCAATAAAATTGAGCTGACAAACGAGAATGTCCTCGCCCATGCACAACAAAATCTAGCCTTATACGACAAAGCTGGCGAACAGCATTACGATATCATTTCAGCTTTTATTAAATCTATTCGTGGTAGTGACCCAAATGCTGCTGTCTATTGGTTGGCAAGAATGATTGAAGGTGGTGAAGACCCTTTGTTTATAGCTCGAAGATTATTAATCCTAGCTTCAGAAGATATAGGCAATGCCAATCCAAATGCATTACTTTTAGCCAATAATTGTTTTACCGCGGTAAATGTAATTGGTTTTCCGGAGTCACGAATAATTTTATCGCAATGCGTAACTTACTTGGCATCAAGCGCTAAGAGTAACGCAAGTTATGAGGCGATAAATAAAGCGCAGGCATTGGTGAAACAAACTGGTAATTTGCCAGTCCCATTACATATTCGCAATGCGCCAACAAAGTTGATGAAGAACATTGGTTACGGAAAAGATTACCAATATGCTCACGGTTATGAAGGTAATTTCTCTGAACAGGAATATTTTCCAGAGCAGTTAAGCGGAACAAAATTATACGACCCGGGCAAAAATCCGGCAGAAGAAAAATTGAGAGAGAAATTGAAACAGAATTGGAAAAACAAATACAACTATTAG
- a CDS encoding sensor histidine kinase gives MKLSVLVLITALAVALSIGLVNFYFQHDLYYLAVSFGISFVTSFLVFYYLFEKYIYTKIKLIYKLIHNLKLGKDLKEALGEYVSSDPINDVEAEVKEWAGAKKKEIDLLKKQEQFRREFLSNVSHEFKTPLFAIQGYVETLQDCLLDDPEMAMKFLKKAEKNIERLSYLINDLDAISKLETGEMPINFEKFDFVVLAKEVMDSLDDTAQIHKIKLFFKDKYTGPTMVYADREKIRQILINLLQNSIKYGNENGSTAIKIFELHDQFLIEVTDDGIGIEEKHLTRLFERFYRIDSHRSRKEGGTGLGLAIVKHILEAHEQTISVRSTPNIGTTFGFTLQKSN, from the coding sequence ATGAAGCTTAGCGTACTTGTTTTAATTACAGCCTTAGCTGTGGCACTTTCTATTGGATTAGTTAATTTCTATTTCCAGCATGATCTTTATTATTTGGCTGTTTCTTTCGGTATTTCGTTTGTAACCAGCTTTTTGGTTTTCTATTATCTTTTTGAGAAATATATCTACACCAAAATAAAACTTATATATAAACTGATTCACAATCTAAAACTAGGTAAAGATTTAAAGGAAGCTTTAGGAGAATACGTAAGTTCTGACCCTATAAATGATGTAGAAGCTGAAGTGAAAGAATGGGCTGGCGCAAAAAAGAAAGAAATAGATCTACTTAAAAAACAAGAGCAATTTAGAAGAGAGTTTCTTTCAAACGTATCTCACGAATTTAAAACCCCATTATTTGCCATACAAGGTTATGTAGAAACTTTACAAGACTGCTTGCTTGACGACCCCGAAATGGCAATGAAATTCTTAAAAAAAGCTGAAAAAAATATTGAAAGATTGAGTTACCTCATTAACGATTTAGATGCTATATCTAAACTAGAAACTGGAGAAATGCCCATCAATTTTGAAAAGTTCGACTTTGTTGTTTTGGCGAAGGAAGTGATGGATAGCCTTGATGATACAGCACAAATACATAAAATAAAGCTTTTCTTTAAAGATAAGTACACAGGACCAACCATGGTTTATGCAGATAGAGAGAAGATAAGACAGATATTAATTAACCTGTTGCAAAATTCTATTAAATATGGCAACGAGAATGGATCTACTGCGATTAAGATTTTTGAATTACATGACCAATTTTTAATCGAGGTTACAGATGATGGAATTGGGATTGAAGAAAAACACCTCACTAGATTATTTGAACGTTTTTATAGGATAGATTCACATCGTTCTAGAAAAGAAGGTGGTACAGGACTGGGCTTAGCTATTGTTAAACACATTTTGGAAGCACATGAACAAACTATTTCTGTTCGCAGCACACCAAACATTGGGACCACTTTTGGCTTTACCTTACAAAAAAGTAATTAA
- a CDS encoding vWA domain-containing protein, whose protein sequence is MKKILTIILAFFLFVGFKAANQRIISGLVTDKADGLQMTGADVKSLPSNKATVVDVTGKFSLKIPITDTAIVISYLGYQAQTIKLTKNNSYKIEMVTDRKTLDQVVVTAAGVQVKRRELSSHSTSIVAKEITQAKSFYAPSALTGKVAGLSAKSNSSIKIRGNSSTQIINNTESYSAISEIGFRKANKAPLSTFSIDVDAAAYSNVRRFINNGGLPPKDAVRIEEMVNYFDYDYAQPTAKDPVNIVTEIAPAPWNPKHRLLHIGLQAKTVSTEKLPASNLVFLIDVSGSMSDANKLPLLVSSLKLLTDQLREKDKVAIVVYAGSSGLALPSTAGDNKIAIKEALNRLNAGGSTAGGAGLTLAYKIATENFIKGGNNRIILATDGDFNVGQSSDLDMQKLIEEKRKTGVFLTVLGYGMGNYKDSKMETLADKGNGNYAYIDNITEAKKVLVNEFGGTLFTVAKDVKFQLEFNPTKVQAYRLIGYENRMLNSEDFNDDKKDAGEIGSGHTVTALYEIIPVGIQSEFIGSVDPLKYQKTKKNAVENASDEMLTIKLRYKEPDESTSKLIQETVIDNTTKDKSSVSSNFNFSAAVAEFGMLLRQSDYKQQSNFEQVIQLAEGSLGKDKDGYRSEFLRLAKSTQLMAKDLLTIANSNGIEENKR, encoded by the coding sequence ATGAAAAAAATATTGACCATCATTTTAGCGTTCTTCTTATTTGTAGGATTTAAAGCCGCAAACCAAAGAATAATTTCAGGTTTAGTAACAGACAAAGCAGATGGACTGCAAATGACTGGTGCAGATGTTAAAAGTTTGCCAAGTAATAAAGCTACCGTAGTGGATGTGACTGGTAAATTCTCCTTAAAAATTCCGATTACAGATACTGCTATTGTTATCTCTTATTTAGGTTATCAAGCGCAAACTATAAAGCTAACTAAAAACAACTCTTATAAAATCGAGATGGTTACCGATAGAAAAACACTTGACCAAGTTGTTGTAACGGCAGCTGGTGTACAAGTTAAAAGAAGAGAACTAAGCAGCCACTCTACTAGCATAGTAGCAAAGGAAATAACTCAAGCTAAATCTTTTTATGCACCTTCCGCATTAACCGGTAAGGTTGCAGGGCTATCTGCTAAATCAAATTCTTCAATAAAAATAAGAGGTAATAGTTCTACTCAAATCATTAACAACACAGAAAGTTATAGCGCCATTAGTGAAATCGGTTTTCGCAAAGCAAATAAAGCCCCCCTTTCTACATTTTCTATAGATGTAGATGCTGCGGCTTACAGCAATGTTCGCCGTTTTATTAATAATGGAGGTTTGCCTCCAAAAGATGCAGTTCGTATTGAAGAAATGGTAAATTATTTTGATTACGATTATGCACAACCTACAGCAAAAGACCCTGTAAATATTGTTACTGAAATTGCTCCAGCACCTTGGAACCCTAAGCATAGGCTATTGCACATTGGTTTACAAGCAAAAACTGTTTCAACTGAAAAACTACCAGCATCCAATCTTGTATTTTTAATTGATGTTTCTGGCTCAATGAGCGATGCAAACAAACTTCCCTTATTAGTTTCGTCTCTTAAATTACTAACCGACCAACTAAGGGAGAAAGATAAGGTTGCTATTGTAGTTTATGCCGGAAGTTCTGGTTTGGCTTTACCCTCAACTGCTGGCGACAATAAAATTGCCATAAAAGAAGCATTAAACAGATTAAATGCAGGTGGTTCTACGGCTGGCGGAGCTGGTTTGACTTTGGCATATAAAATAGCAACAGAAAACTTTATAAAAGGTGGCAACAACAGAATAATTCTAGCAACCGATGGTGATTTTAACGTTGGTCAAAGCAGTGATTTAGATATGCAAAAATTAATTGAAGAAAAACGTAAAACAGGGGTGTTTTTAACCGTTTTGGGATACGGAATGGGAAATTACAAAGACAGCAAAATGGAGACGCTAGCTGATAAAGGAAATGGAAATTATGCCTATATTGATAACATTACCGAAGCCAAAAAAGTACTGGTTAATGAATTTGGAGGCACTCTTTTTACAGTTGCAAAAGATGTAAAGTTTCAATTAGAATTTAATCCTACTAAAGTTCAGGCTTATCGTTTGATCGGTTATGAAAATAGAATGTTAAACAGCGAAGATTTTAATGATGACAAAAAAGATGCTGGCGAAATTGGCTCTGGACATACGGTTACTGCACTTTATGAAATTATTCCTGTAGGTATACAAAGTGAATTTATTGGGTCGGTTGATCCTTTGAAATATCAAAAAACCAAGAAAAATGCAGTAGAAAATGCAAGTGACGAGATGTTAACCATCAAATTACGATATAAAGAACCTGATGAAAGTACAAGTAAGCTAATCCAAGAAACCGTTATTGATAATACAACAAAAGATAAGTCATCCGTGAGTAGCAACTTCAACTTTTCTGCAGCGGTGGCTGAATTCGGAATGCTTTTGCGCCAATCTGATTATAAGCAACAAAGTAATTTTGAACAGGTTATACAGTTAGCTGAAGGTTCTTTAGGTAAAGATAAAGATGGCTATCGTTCAGAATTTTTAAGATTGGCAAAATCAACACAATTAATGGCAAAGGATTTGCTTACTATTGCAAATAGTAACGGTATTGAAGAAAATAAACGATAA
- a CDS encoding sigma-70 family RNA polymerase sigma factor has translation MKFIKTTSKINEQDDLSLIATYQQSGDLEVLGTLYNKYMHLVFGVCFNYFKDEEQSKDAVMQIFEELVVKLKVHQVQNFKSWLHVLSRNHCLMALRKSAKNPTVAMEDNFVENGDFVHLDIDDTKETQLTVMEKCMETLPEEQRKSVDLFYLQEKCYKEVADITGYDMLKVKSYIQNGKRNLKICIEKNSEL, from the coding sequence TTGAAGTTTATAAAGACCACATCTAAGATTAATGAGCAGGACGATTTATCGCTCATAGCCACTTATCAGCAAAGTGGTGATTTAGAAGTGTTGGGTACGCTTTATAATAAGTATATGCACTTGGTTTTTGGGGTTTGCTTTAATTATTTTAAGGATGAAGAGCAAAGCAAGGATGCAGTAATGCAAATTTTTGAAGAGTTGGTAGTGAAATTGAAAGTTCATCAGGTTCAAAACTTTAAAAGTTGGTTACACGTTTTGTCAAGAAACCATTGTTTAATGGCCTTAAGAAAGTCTGCAAAAAATCCGACAGTAGCTATGGAAGATAATTTTGTGGAAAATGGAGATTTTGTGCATCTAGATATTGATGATACAAAAGAAACCCAGTTAACGGTGATGGAAAAGTGCATGGAAACGCTGCCAGAAGAGCAAAGGAAAAGTGTAGATTTGTTCTACTTACAGGAAAAATGTTATAAGGAAGTGGCGGATATTACCGGATACGATATGCTTAAAGTAAAGAGTTATATCCAAAACGGGAAAAGGAATTTGAAAATTTGTATCGAGAAAAACAGTGAGCTATAA
- a CDS encoding DUF47 domain-containing protein, protein MNSIFSFFTPKDKKFQPLFEQAGSNVVKISEALLVAVTTNDLEKRKEAIKEVERLEHVGDDITHTIFIELSKNFITPFDREDIHSLAAAIDDIADYIHASAGNIELYNVTNIGDAMVKLAELLVEMCGDLEKAIKELRSFKNIRVIADACVRINSAENQADYVCNLAIARLFEFETNAIELIKQKEILQTLEIATDKCEDAANVLESILVKNA, encoded by the coding sequence ATGAATAGTATATTTAGCTTCTTTACTCCAAAAGACAAAAAATTTCAACCACTTTTTGAACAAGCGGGATCAAATGTTGTAAAAATCTCTGAAGCATTATTAGTTGCAGTAACTACCAATGATTTAGAAAAAAGAAAAGAAGCCATCAAGGAAGTTGAGCGTTTGGAACATGTTGGAGATGACATTACCCACACAATTTTTATTGAACTTAGCAAAAACTTCATCACTCCTTTTGATAGAGAAGATATTCACTCTTTAGCAGCAGCTATTGATGATATTGCTGATTATATCCACGCATCTGCAGGAAATATTGAGTTATACAACGTAACTAACATAGGCGATGCCATGGTTAAACTGGCAGAGCTTTTAGTAGAAATGTGTGGCGATTTAGAAAAAGCGATTAAAGAATTAAGAAGCTTTAAAAACATAAGAGTTATTGCTGATGCTTGCGTTAGAATTAACAGTGCAGAAAATCAAGCTGATTACGTTTGTAATTTAGCAATCGCCCGTTTATTCGAATTTGAAACCAATGCAATAGAATTGATTAAACAAAAAGAGATTTTACAAACTTTAGAAATTGCAACAGACAAATGTGAAGATGCAGCTAACGTATTAGAATCTATTTTGGTTAAAAACGCTTAA